Below is a window of Neofelis nebulosa isolate mNeoNeb1 chromosome 8, mNeoNeb1.pri, whole genome shotgun sequence DNA.
CAGGAACTTGGGTGCAACTGACTATATTACACTTTTTCAATTGATGAGAgatgaagctaaaaaaaaagtgcattcaaTAAAAAGTGAAGTTGCATCTCTTATTGTCTCTAACCTGTTATTGCAAATCTCATGTTTTTCCTCAATTCCTCCTACATAATACATTAAGCTAGTAATCTAAATGAGTTACTCAAAAAATCTCAATGACTTTCTTTCACCTGTTGGATTAAATCCAAGCTCTTCAGCCTGGATTCAAACTCTTGGAACTTATCTTAACCTGGCTTTTCAATCTCACCTCCCTCAATTTCCTTTCAAACACTCTGATTACCTCCCCAAACTCATCCTTACTAATGGGATAAGCCCTGCTGGTATAAGCACCCTCCCCCCAACTTCTCCTCTGGTCCAAAGCTCACCCATCTTCTCAAGCCTAATTCAAATGCATCCTCTTCTCAAAACCTTTTCCCAATTTCCCTCCCTATCCCAACAGCACTTGACCACAAATATGTCTGTCTACTAAATTCCCAGTTTTTAGCATTCTCATTTTCTCCCCTACTGTCGtatttatctctgtatctctgaCTCACTGTCCAAGAATGGCAGCCTCAGAACTTCTGGCCTCAATGATAGCTCAAATGTTATCAGCTAGCCCAGAGGTTCTCAGAGTGTAGCCTGGGAACCCCTGAGGGTACCCAAAACTTTGAAAGGGTTCAAagatcaaaattattttgatactAAAATGCAATTTGTCTCTTTCACTCTTACTCTCTCACAAGTATACAGTGGAGTTTTTCAAAGATTACATGACAGGTAATATACAACCGATTAAATGCTAAAATACTTGAGAATCCAGCTGACTTCTATTAAGCTAGACATTAAAGAGACTTAAtagatgtaaataaaaatgtaaaacaaagctattcctttcattatcttttttcttttagaaaatatcatcatttttatttaaattacttatgCCACAGAACTGCGTGCTTAAAATGGTAGGCTTTATATCATGTATCTTTTACAGCAATAAAACCAATTATGCTAATACGTAATGATTTActaccatttttaaattgatatttaattggtttctttttctaacaCAGTAAATATCAGTGGATACAACCCATATAAAAGCTTTTTGAGGTCCTCAAcgcttttttaaagtataaagggatcctgagatttaaaattttgagaaccattgatccagcccctcctcccaagGCATGAATTCCCCTCCCATGAATGTGAGATAAAAGTGATCTCCCAAACTTTTCTTGGATGGCTCCAAGGACCAAAAACTCACTACAAAGGTGCGTAGGCATTGAGAGAACTGGCAGCCCATTTTTCAGCCAGCTCTGCTATTAGAAAGGTTCCCcttcgcctgggtggctcagtcagttaagcgtccgacttcagctcaggtcacgatctcacggtccgtgagttcgagccccacgtcgggctctgggctgatggctcagagcctggagcctgcttctgattctgtgtctccctctctctctgcccctcccccgttcatgctctgtctctctctgtctcaaaaataaataaacgttaaaaaaaattaaaaaaagaaaagaaaaagaaaggttccCCTTCACCCCACCCCGCCTGGCTGTAACTTCTTCCCGCCTCGCTGCCATCACAGAGACCTAGGCAGCCCCCTCCTCCACACTGACGCCCTAAGAAATCTGAAGGGAATGAGGGGCCCCTACTACGGGTGTACCTGGCCCGCGGGCCGAGCCAAGGTTAAGATCCTGGAGGAATGGCGGGGGCAACAAACGGCAGGGCAGCTGCTGAGACGCGAAGGGGAGGTGGGCCTGCGTGCCAGCGagtcctggaggggagggggctcagtGGGGACAGGGATAGGCCCAGCTGAGGCGCATGGCCAGGCGCAGGGGCTGGTTTGGAAAGGGGACAGCCCGCTCGGAGCAGGGCAGCCGGCAGGGTAAACTGAGGTAGTCTAGCAAAGAAGGCCGCTCTGGCCTGGCGAGGGCGCAGGCCTGGTTAGGGGGTAGGTTTAACGAAGCGGGTGGGCCCGGTTTAGTTCCAGGGAAGGTGCGTCAGGTTCAAGGGAGATGGCCTGGCGAGGGGCGGCCCAGCTTGGTGAGGGAAATGCCAGGGGCCCAGTTCGCACCGATACGCAGGGCTCCGGCAGCAGCTCCAGCACGCACGCCAGACAGAGCCGCGGGGGTACGGGCAGCAGCCAGCACGGGTCATGCCGGTAATGGGCCCTCTCGTAGAGCAGCGCGGTCTCCTCGTCCCTCCCGGGCCCCCGCGGGCCCGCCGCCGCCTCCCTCACAGCCATCTCTCGGCTGGGACCTCACCGGAGCAGCACGGGGTCCCGCGCAGCTTGTGCGCAAGCGCACTTGAAAGAGACCCCGCCCCCGGACGCCAGAGGGCGAAGTGGGGGCTAACGCAGCTGCGCAAGCCCAGGGCGACGCCAAGGCGCGATCTCCGTCGAGGGACGGGCGCTGAGGGCATGTGGGGGACACGAGGACGGTCGGTATCTGACAGAGACCAAAGCGACTTGCTCTTTGAGCCCGTAGGAATTCGTCTTGACCACACTGTGGATTGAAAAGCATTTATAAAGAAGCTGTCATTAGCcttgaggaaggaaaggaaatcgtCTCTTGCTActagtaaaaaatgaaataggagagagggggaaacgcctgggggtggctcactcggttaaatgatagactttggttcaggtcatgatctcgcggctggtgagttcgagccctgcttcggtctctgtgctaacagctcagagcctggagcctgcttgggatcctgtgtctccctccttctctgccccacccctgctcgtgctcgctctctctctctcgctttctctcaaaaataaatgaacttaaaaaaaatttaaataggggcccttgactggctcagtcggtggagcatgcgactcttgatataagggttgtgagttcgaggcccaccttgggtgtagagattacttaaaaataaaatctattttttaaaaaattaaatgatctcAGGGGTCTAAAAGCtgttagtattattttaaatttatgtgacCCTTTTCTCTCGAAGAGCCTAAGATGGTTCCTCTAAGCTATCCTTtcacaggagcgcctgggtggctcagtcggttaagcatctgacttggtctcaggtcgtgatctcgtggttcgtgggttccagccccgcatctggctctgtgctgacagctcggagcctggagcctgcttcagattctgtgtcttcctctctctctctctctctctctctctctctctcctcccccgctcgtgctctgtctctctctctctctctcaaaaataaataaacatttaaaaaaatatatcctccCACAGACATCTGCACAGCACTTGAGACTTTGTGAGCGTGCAAAAAATACTGCAGAAGAAATTGTTTATCGTTATAtttactaataataataataatctatcaATCTACAAGGATTTATTTAGCACCAGAGTGTCCAGCAACTGGCTAATGGTGAAGGAGGTAAGTTCAGGAGGTGTTCTCTACATTCGGAAGCAGTGTGACTGAGTACAAAAAATTACTTCCATGTCAAAATAGTTTAGAAAATAGTGGCTTATTATTCGATGTAGTATTGCGAAGTAATGTTTGAGAAAAGTATGTGTTAACATGGAAAAGTTCTCATTAAAATACTGTGTACAAAAGATGCAGAATTATATATACGagtagataaaataaataagcaaaaaacacTTATTCGACACATCTTAAATTATAACAGTAATACATATTCAGTGAAGACAAAGGAAAGATAATactttggtatattttcttttttttttttaacgtttatttatttttgagacagagagagacagagcatgaatgggggagggtcacagagagagggagacacaggatctgaaacaggctccaggctctgagctgtcagcacagagctcgacgcggggctcgaacccacggaccgtgagatcatgacccgagccgaagtcggacgcttagccgaccgagccacccaggcgcccctggtatattttcttttagtctaTACATATTTACAACAGTAACATGCAAAAGTTTGTAAACTGCTTCTCCCAGAGAAAAATGTTACTCATCGTCCATGTCATTAAATATAatcctgtatattttttaaatgttgacaaaATAATGTATTGTTTTTGGCAAAGTTTTGAGCCAGAATCCATTCTAGAAGCTAGAGGATTCAAAAGTGAGCAAAGACCTTCTTGTCCTCAAGTTCAGTCAGGGAGACGGATGAGCAAATTATTACAACGGAGTATATacgtattagttatctattgctgcataaccaCTTACCCCGTGTGATGGTTTGAAACGGTGACCTTCAAAAATATATCTCCAtgtctgctatggactgaattgtgtccccccaattcaaacgttgaagccctaactcctaatgtgactatttggagatagggcctttaagaggtaattaaggttaaaagaGGTCacaggttgggggcgggggcagggttCTAATCCCATAGGATTGGTGACCTtacaagaagagggagaggggattctggctggctcagtcagtagagcatgagactcttgatctcggggttgggagttcaagccccacattggatgtagagattacttaaaaataaaaaaatcttacaaataaaaaaaagaaagagggagagagaaagatctcTCACCTCTCTTTCTATATACATGCACCAAGGAGAGGCCATGTAAAGCCATAGTGAGAAGGCAActatctacaagccaggaagaaaactCTTACCAGAAACTAAATCAGCCAGAACCTCGGTCTtggacttttggcctccagaactgtgagaaaataaatttctgttgttcaagccttccagtctgtaatattttgttatagcagccagagCAGATTTATAaaacatcctaatccccagaatttGTAAATGTTACGTTTTTTAGAATAGGATCTTCGCAGTTGTGatgaagttaaggatcttgagaggaGATCATCCAGGAATTTacagtgggccctaaatccaataatTAATTGTCTTGAGAAGAGACACACAGTAAAGGAAGAGGCCGCGATTGAAGTGACGGTGCCGACGGTGCCACAAGCCAACAAACACCTGCAACCACCAGAGGCTGGAAAGAACAAGGAACTGATTGCCCTCTAGAGCTGGAGGGCCTTCtggcatcttgatttcagacttcaggCCTCCTGAAGTTGTTCTAAGCCATCAGgcttgtggtcatttgttatggtAGCCACAGAAAACGAATATGCCCCAAAGAAACATTATCTCATAGTCTCTGTGCATCAGGAATCCAGGCACAGCTTAGCTAAGTTACCCTGGCTGAAAGTCTCTCGTGAGGTTGTGGTTTTCTCAAGACTCACTAGGGCTGAAAGATCTGCATCCACGCTCACCCACGTGATTGGTGGCAAGATTCAGCTCCTCAAAGACTAAGTGAGCCCACATTGGGcgctgcactgagtgtggagcctgcttgggaattctctcatattctctctctctctctctctctctctctctctctctctctctctctctctctctctcaagtaaaatttaaacaaatccTTGGCTCCAAGATGTCCCATGCATAGGCCAGGCAAAGCAACAGGTAATTATGGTTGGCAGTGCTTGAGAAGTGAAGACCTGGGGATGTTTTTTCCATGAAGTGTGTTCATGGGCAGCAGAGTCCCTGCGGGGCAGAGGCCCAGTGATCAGCTCCCTTCCTTGTGACCTAAAGGACTTGAATAATAGTGTCCGGTGTAAGggtagggctaacctgtagccttaagaaataagagctttgttttaacactataggttaagagataacagccttatcctatcaatcaagggatgGATTAGCACTTGATTGGGTTGGGGCAAGGGCCTGTTTGAGCTGTTTCCACCTGGGAactattcctttgttctgttcccaggtgataatATGATGATGTGGtaggctataaaaactctgtaccctggCTGTTCGAGACCCACTCTGGTCAAGACTGTCGGTCCCGATCAATCAGtttgccttgcctctcattgcaataaactttgttgtaactgtcactggtgcccgtagcattctgtttcaggagtcgtgtggatgcaacatcCGGTGCAgagcaccaccccaccccacaaaCAGTTGAGGCTCAGTTTGAGCATCCTTCCTCGATCAGAATTAACTTAGACTAGGGCAGGACAGAGTCACAACAGAAACCTCAGTAAACCCTACTGTGAGGAACTGAGAAGAGGAATGTGTTTAGGAGATGACATTGGGTTGACCCACAGTCCTCAAATCTTGAGTACCATAGAGTAGAGTGGCTTCTGCCCCACCCACAAAGTATCCCAACCTCCAAAAGGGGACACTCAGACAACATATGCCAAAAATGTCAGAACCCCACAGGCCCAAATAACCAATTTTATTAGAGACTTTGAGGGTGAGCAGACCACCCTCAtgccttctcttctgtgttcTGAGAACTCTGGGCCTCCGGCCTACTTTCTAAAGCCATGCTGGAGCAGAAAACATCTCAAATGCTTCATAAAACCAAACTTTCGGGGGGCTGATGGATTATGTGGGGCTCCATTTAGGTTCTCAGGTTCCCCTTGACCCTGGAAGCGCTCTGCCTTGGGAAGAGCAGCCCCAGCATAGCAGTGACCTGGTGGCTGAAGGTCCCTCTCCAGAGAAGTATGGACTCCACGGCTGTGCTCTCTCACATGTTGGTCACCCACTTTGGGAAGCAGGGTAGGATCAGGACCCCTCAGGCTCAGGTTGGGGACTGAGTGCTGAGGCTTGGCCAGGTGTGGAGACCAGGATACCTTGTTTAAAAggatcatgggggcgcctgggtggcgcagtcggttaagcgtccgacttcagccaggtcacgatctcgcggtccgtgagttcgagccccgcgtcaggctctggcctgatggctcggagcctggagcctgtttccgattctgtgtctccctctctctctgcccgtcccccgttcatgctctgtctctctctgtcccaaaaataaataaaaaacgttgaaaaaaatattaaaaaaaaaaataaaaggatcatgCTCCACCTTGATGCAGCAGAGTGAAGACTATATTTGAAGCTGGAGGTGTTTGTGGAACAGGAGGAAGGCTgctgcccagcccctcctctctctgcagactccagcctccctctcctcccatgTGGAGGCAGCTGACATTTAAGTCCGGGGGACTTAGGAACCTCCCGGGATGTGCACTCCTTTCTCCAGTGGTCGTGGCCTGCCCTGAAGTATGAGGTCCTCATTCTGCAGGGAGCCCTCTCTGCCATCTGGGAGACTCCTGGCCTGACTGTTTTCCTGTCCCTGTTGTTCTCACTGGGACAGTGAGCCTCTCTGGAAGGCTCTTGGCCACACCAGCTCCTAGACTGTGCTGCGGGCCTGGGGTTCCTGTGAGCAGTGGGCTTGGCTCTAGGAGGAGCCTCTTCTTGGACAGCCTGTGGTTCTCTGGCGCCTCCTGGCGGCCTGACTCTCCCAGGCTTTTTGGAATGGATGGAAATGCCCATGGGCTTGCACCGGTGTGGCCCACATTTCTCCAGAGCTCTGGCCCGTGTAGGAAGTTTTGAGCTTTGTCTTTCTGGGGGCTGAACCCTCTGGGACCTCTCAGTTGACTTAAGGCCTGGCCTGAAGCCCTTGGCCTCACAATGCCTTTCCTGCCGTTGTTGGAACTCACAGGCTGTGTATAATCCAGGGAACCTCACCCCAGCAAGGGGCAGTGGGCAAGGTCCTAACAAGTTAAAGAGCAAATGGGACTCCAGGATCCGCTGGGGGAGGCCCCATTTCAGGTGTGCAATCTTCCGTCGCATGAGGGACTCCAGGAGGAGTCTTTGGCTCTTTTTGAGGACTGGCCACTTGGGCATGACAGTGAGGACAATGGGAGCACCCACCAGAGCTGTGGCAGCTTGGGGGGCTTGGCCACgtgaggtggaggggcagactGAGGGAAGGCCGAGAGAAGCAACCAGAAACTGTAAATTCTGGAGCTGCCGAGTCAGGCCAGGAGCCTTTCCTGGATCCACCTTTTTATCCCTTTGTtggcttctctgggcttcaggtgggggctgctgggaggctAGACTGACCTCCTTTCTGTGTTTCTTGGCAGAGGCCGTGCTCTGGCTGACCAAAtgctctccctccccactggTAATCGGTTCCATTCTCACCTCCTGTCTGCTGCTGGTTCTTCCACTCTGATAAATGGGTCTCTCTACCAATAACACCTTTTAACTGGCTCTGGTTTTCTTCTCCAGCTTCCCAGGTCTCCGTATCATCCTCACCTCCAGCTTCTGTCTGACTTGTCTTCTCTGGAGCTTGAATCTCTGCACCATTCTCCTCTCCAACCTGCTCCTCTTTCTTCCATTCTACTGAATGGGTTTCTCCATTAATTTTACTTGTTAATTCTCCCCTGTTGTCAGCCTCAGATGCCTCTGTGTTGGCCCCATCCTTGCCTCTAATGTATTCCTGATTCTTCCGCTTGGGTGTACGAATCTTGCCATTAATTTTACTACTTAACTGACCCTGGTTTTCTTCCCCAAGTTCCAGGGCCTCTTTGCTATCTTCGTCTTTAACCCCTCTCAGATTTCTCATCCCTAGTGCATGAACACCTATATTATTCTCATCTCCAAACTTCTCCTGGTTCCTCCTCTCTGGTGGATGGGTGTCTGCATGAGTTTCATGTCTTACTTGTCCCTGGTTCTCTGCCTCAGGAGCCAGGGTATTTATACTGTCCTCATCTCCAtcttttctctgctctctcttctctgttgcCTGAGTTTCTGCTCTGTGTTCACCGCCAGTCTGATCCTGATTCCCCCAACAGGGTGTGGCAAACTCTCTGTCAATTTCGCTTCCACTCTGGCCCTGATCCCCCCAGCATGGCATCTCCCATTCTCTGTCAATTTCACTTACTGCTGGTCTCTGGTCTCCCCACCATGGTGCCTGGATCACAACCCAATCCTCCACTTTTACCTCCCTAAGGTTCTTCCTTCTAGATACCTGGGTTTCCCCAGCATCCTTCCCCCTTCTCAGGCCTTGGTTTCTCCACCCCACTAGAAGTTCATGTTTCAGTTGTTTCCAAATCTCTCCCCTAATGCCTGGATCTTCCCAGCTTTCTCACTTCCACCTTGATCCTGCTTCTCCCGCCCTAGGGTCTGGATCTCTGTAACATTCTCACATCCAATGCATTCCTGTTTTCTCCACCCCAGGGCCTGGGTGTCCACACCCTCCTCTCTTTTTACTTCTCCCAGGTTCTCCCTCCCAGATACCTGGGTTCGCAGAGCATTCTCACCTCCAATCTGGGCCTTGTTTCTCCTCTCTTGTGCCTGAATTTCTATAGCAGCAGCATCTCTAATCTTGTCTTGCTTTCCCCACCCTGACACCTGGGCCTCCTTACCATTCTCACTTCTAGTCTGGCCTTGCTTCCCCAATCCTTGGGTGTGGGTCCCTCCTTCATCCTCTCCTCTGGcctctttcttgttcttctcAAATGCCTGGGTCTCTACAGCATCCTCATTTCTACTCTTATCCTGGTTCCCCCACTTTGGTGTTTGAGTCTCTGCATCAGCTTTACATCTTAAATGTTCCTGGTTCTCTGCCGTATGTGCTTGGGTTTCAGGAGGATTCTCACCCTCAGCCTCCCTCTTGTTTCTATTCTCTAGTTCCTGAATTTTAGCTCTATTCTCAATCCCCATCTGGTCCTGGCTCTTTGGCCCTGGTGTCAGGATATCTCCATCAGTCTTACTTATTACTAGTCTCTGGCTTCTCCACTCCAGGACCTTGGTCTCTGCATCATCCTCCATCTCAGAGTTCACTGGGAGCTGCCTTCCAGTTGCCTGGATCTCCCGAGCACCCTCCCTACTGCTCTCTGTCCAGTTCCCCCACCCTACAGCCTGGGTCTCTCTACTATCCTCTCTGCCTAGCACCTGGTTTTCTGTCCCTGGTGCCCAGGCCTCTTGTGGGCAGACCCAGGACTTCCAGGGGGACACTCCCACTTGGTTGGAAGGACCCGGCAGGAACTCTCCGGAGCAGAAATGCACCCTCTGAGACGAAAGGAGGTTTGAGAGAGAGGTGGCTAGCGTCATGGGTGTGAGGTGGGACCTCATGCTAACAACAAGCTCCAGTGGCACCAGTTCTTCCTGGGAGTGGACAAACAGCTGCTCCATCCTTTGGTACATGTCCAGGGAAGGGGATGGTGGCCTGCAAATCAGGTGAGACTGCTCATCACTGAGACACCAGGGTACCGGCCGTGCTTCCCGAGCACTGTCCTGAGGGAGCATACAGGTGCTTGAAAAAGAGGTGGTGCGAAAGATGGGATCAGAAGGAGTGTGGAAATCCCAAGGTGGGTCCTGACACGGGTGCTGCCAAGAGACCAGGTATCGGGTCCAGGATTCCTGGAGGCTCCTCCGGTGTTCATACATCTTCTTTTGTGCCCGTTGTTGGACGTGAGCCTCCAGGCCAcggaaatctccagggctgaagaAGAATTCAGGGGTCAGCCTCAAACAAGTGTCATGTCTCGTGGAGGGCACCCCCCACTTCTGCGGTGGCATCTGTAGTTGAGAATGGGGAAACGAAATccttgctcacacactgtctcatCTAATTCTCACAGATTAGAATTACAATCCCCACTATCCAGATGGGGATTCTGGGGCTCAGAAAAGAGGGAATCATTTCTTTTAGGGTATTCATTCAAGACCAAAAAAGAGTTTACTCCaggccaggcactattctagatgCTGGGGTTACCAGCATGAACAAGACAAAGTCCTTCTTGGGAGCTATCTTCCAGATATGGAAGACATAATAACCAAGTATACAACATGTTAGGTATGAAAAGTGTTCAGGTGGAAATAAAAGTGGCATGGCGATGGGGTTAATCTCTTTAGAAAGGCTGGTCACAGAAGGCCTCTcattctcagaggaggtgacatttgactGGAGACCTGAGTGAAACAATGGGCAACTAAGTGACATCTGAAGAAAGAGCACTGAAGGCAGAGGAGACAttagtgcaaaggccctgaggtcagaACAAGGCCACGTGCATCAGAACATCAAAGAGTCCCTATGCCCAGAATGAAACAAGTGATGAAGAGAGCCgtgggagatgaggtcagagaggaatGTAGGACAAATCACGCGGGGCCTTGGACTTATGGTTAGGAGTTGGTGTTTTATTCTGAGTTTGACAGGGAGTGTACCTGTTAGAGCTGTTTCAGGGCTTCGAGGGGCAAAATTCTatgatccctttttttttttttttaacatttatttatcattgagagacagagagtatgagcaggggaggggcagagagacggggagacacataatctgaagcaggctccaggctccgagctgtcagcgcagagcctgatgtggggctcgaactcacaaaccatgagatcatgacctgagccaaagtcggtcgcctgaccaactgagccacccaggtgcccctatgatccctttttaaaaattggttattgggatacctggatggctcagtcagttaagcgtccgacttctgctcaggtcatgatctcatagtctgtgagttcaagccgtgtcgggctccgtgctgacattctgtgtctccctctctgtctgcccctcccccactcgttctccctctctgtctctctctctctctctctttcaaataaacattacaaaaattttaattaaaaaattggtatttaggggggcacctgttggggatgagcactgggtgttgtatggaaaccagtttgacaataaatttcataataataagaaaaacagtGGTTCTTGCTCACAA
It encodes the following:
- the LOC131518776 gene encoding uncharacterized protein LOC131518776 isoform X1 — translated: MLLPLLGACAVVGPFQGPEWEPVRGLLSEDRSCRDPRCCGNLLVLCLFLIWQVQSCWHRVTRTHPSTRKVTKMPPQKWGVPSTRHDTCLRLTPEFFFSPGDFRGLEAHVQQRAQKKMYEHRRSLQESWTRYLVSWQHPCQDPPWDFHTPSDPIFRTTSFSSTCMLPQDSAREARPVPWCLSDEQSHLICRPPSPSLDMYQRMEQLFVHSQEELVPLELVVSMRSHLTPMTLATSLSNLLSSQRVHFCSGEFLPGPSNQVGVSPWKSWVCPQEAWAPGTENQVLGREDSRETQAVGWGNWTESSREGAREIQATGRQLPVNSEMEDDAETKVLEWRSQRLVISKTDGDILTPGPKSQDQMGIENRAKIQELENRNKREAEGENPPETQAHTAENQEHLRCKADAETQTPKWGNQDKSRNEDAVETQAFEKNKKEARGEDEGGTHTQGLGKQGQTRSENGKEAQVSGWGKQDKIRDAAAIEIQAQERRNKAQIGGENALRTQVSGRENLGEVKREEGVDTQALGWRKQECIGCENVTEIQTLGREKQDQGGSEKAGKIQALGERFGNN
- the LOC131518776 gene encoding uncharacterized protein LOC131518776 isoform X2 encodes the protein MPPQKWGVPSTRHDTCLRLTPEFFFSPGDFRGLEAHVQQRAQKKMYEHRRSLQESWTRYLVSWQHPCQDPPWDFHTPSDPIFRTTSFSSTCMLPQDSAREARPVPWCLSDEQSHLICRPPSPSLDMYQRMEQLFVHSQEELVPLELVVSMRSHLTPMTLATSLSNLLSSQRVHFCSGEFLPGPSNQVGVSPWKSWVCPQEAWAPGTENQVLGREDSRETQAVGWGNWTESSREGAREIQATGRQLPVNSEMEDDAETKVLEWRSQRLVISKTDGDILTPGPKSQDQMGIENRAKIQELENRNKREAEGENPPETQAHTAENQEHLRCKADAETQTPKWGNQDKSRNEDAVETQAFEKNKKEARGEDEGGTHTQGLGKQGQTRSENGKEAQVSGWGKQDKIRDAAAIEIQAQERRNKAQIGGENALRTQVSGRENLGEVKREEGVDTQALGWRKQECIGCENVTEIQTLGREKQDQGGSEKAGKIQALGERFGNN